The sequence below is a genomic window from Candidatus Thiopontia autotrophica.
AACAGCCTGGAGCTTCATCAGCACCAGATCATGAATCATTGATTCAGGAAGATCGGCATGTTCTCGTAACGGGAAAGCGACATTTTCAAAAACTGTCATATCGGTCAACAGCGCACTGCTTTGAAACAGCATTCCCATACGCTTACGCAGAGAGTAGAGCAAGTTGTGGTCAAGCTCAGAGATATTTTTACCATCAACATGAACTGTTCCGGCTAAAGGCGATAGCTGCCCTCCAATAAGACGTAACAGCGTGGTCTTGCCAGTTCCGCTTGGCCCCATAATGGCAACAATTTTACCTCTGTGGATATCAAGGTTGATCCCCTGAAACAGCGGCAGATTATCACCATTGCGACTTTCGTGAGCAAACTCCAGATCTCGAATACGCACCAGCACATCTGGACGCCTTCTTTTCTGGGGTTTTCTTGTCTGTCTGTATGATTTTGGCACCAGTTGCTCACTAAATGGAAAAGGTAATCTGAATCTGGTAAAGAATTATGCCCAACCTGTAACGTAGAGGCTAATTGTAGTCAATATTACCCCAATAATGAGGAGATAGTCTCCGCATTTTCGATATTACCACTCAGTCCAGGGCCCGGAATAAAAATCAATGTATCGAGGTTCTCTTTTTTCAACAACTCAACGAGAGTTCTCATCTCCATGGGAATCAGCTCTTGTGACGCATGGAGCAGAGCAACCCCATCCCCTCCCCGTAGAGAGATAACTGACTCCATCAACGAATCATTTGTAGCGATATCTGCCATCTGGAAAAGTGGGATATTTGAGAATAAATCATGCGGGATCTCACAGTCCTCATACAGCAAAATCCCAACCAGCCTGTCATGTAAGAGAGCAATTTTTTTGAGCACCTGATTCTCCAGAAAACCCGGATCGGACAATAACTGCGAGTGGTGGAGGGAGATGTAGAAACCAATATTTTCGTGGGTATCATCCTCCCACCCCTCGACTGTATCTTGGTCAGCATCCATTAGCTCATCAAATGGAACAACCACCACATCAACCATATTGGATATATAGGTCAATCTCCACTCATCAGGCAGATCATCCGGATATAGATTGCTCTCCTGGAACCC
It includes:
- a CDS encoding ABC transporter ATP-binding protein, coding for MPKSYRQTRKPQKRRRPDVLVRIRDLEFAHESRNGDNLPLFQGINLDIHRGKIVAIMGPSGTGKTTLLRLIGGQLSPLAGTVHVDGKNISELDHNLLYSLRKRMGMLFQSSALLTDMTVFENVAFPLREHADLPESMIHDLVLMKLQAVGLRGAKELMPSELSGGMARRVALARAIALDPIMVMYDEPFTGQDPISMGVLMKLIRELNRTLRLTSIIVSHDVEETMAIADYVYLLAEGRIVGKGSPKQLKQNSSAWIEQFMQGEPDGPLPFHYPTESIEDEMMGSI